TCAAAAGTGATCCCAGGTGCTACAGTGGGGACCAATCATACCACCCGTTCATTGGTCCACCTGTTTATTGAGCATGCACTGCGCGCCCAGTGCCTCGGGGACATAGAGGCACATTCAGCCCcgtccctgccctccaggagctcacagtctagccAGCTGTGCCCAGAGGGGTGGGAAGACAGCACAgccttgtgggggaggggctCACCCTGTTGTCTTAACATTGACTTTTTCAATAACGCCCACAGCTTCCCCACATCCTGCCGCCCAAACCAGTGCCTAGGTCATCACGGGTTTGTGTGGCATAGTCTGATTTAGTGACTGTCCCCTTCCCCATCAGCTCTGTCTTCTTGCTCCTAATGCCCTAGTCCCTACCACAAGCTGTTGGTCTGGGGACTGGGGGAGAACTCCCAGCAAATGCTCAGGAATCCCCATGAAATGACGGGAATTTGCTGACAATGGGCCACAAGAGCTCCGCCTTCTCGGGCACCCTCTACTGCGATCTGCAGGCCCCTCTTTGAGCCTCCACAGGCCCTCCCAGCTTCCatggagaaaaaagacaaattgctTCCAGTAACCAGTCCCCATGAGCAGCAGGGAGTAGTCTGCAGGAGACACCGAGGAAGGGGGTTCCATGTTCTTCAACCTGCTGCCATCCCTTGAATTTCTGCTGTTCTGTGGCATGGGCCTCACTTGCTTTGCATTGGCACTGTCTCTGTGCCGGGCTCAGAACCTCCAAAACCACAGGCTTCCTTGAGGCCACAGGGCTGCCTCATTCTTGTCCCATCCACTCCTCCCCAAGACCACCCAGCCTAGTGTGTGGTATACAGGTGATGTAAAGACCACGTGATGAAGCCCCCACTCCCAGCGGCACCCAGCCCCAATAATTAGAGGCTTTGGGTAGGACATCCTAGGAGTGGAGGCTACATCTCCGCAGCCCTGCATGTCCCTTTGCTCGGCTTTGTGCCATGCAGAGCCTAGGAAGTAACCAAAGCCCCTCAGGCCATTGCTGCTGTGTATCCAGAGGTTCCCAAGCTGGGCAGGAGGAAGGCCCAAGCAGGGCTTGGAGGGCAGTGCCAGTCAGAGCAGATGGCTGCATGTGGCGCAGGTGAGCTCCTGGCCGAGGCCTTGGTCTGGTGCCGGCACTGGGGCAGGTGTGTGGGCTGCCCAGGCAGCTTGTGGCTGGCACAGTTCCAGAGCCACCTCCACCAACTGGAGTGCAGGGCTCCTTCCCCGCCCTGCAGCCACTTGCCCCTTCTCTGGCTCAGACATCCCCAAGTTGGAAGTGAGGCAGGGACACTCCCCTTATTTTGTGGAGCTGAGCCCAGTGGCCTTCACTCTGCTACGCCAGTCACAAACATTGGGGTTCTGGCCTGGGTGTGGGTGCTGGGCTGATCCCTCCTGGAGGCAAGGGCAGTCGCAGCCAAGAGCTTCCTCAGCCTGCCCAGTGCTCCGGATCCCTCCCAGTCAGCAGGGTCCGTGGCCCCGCCAGGGGCTACCACGGCCGCCAGAGGCCAGGGCCACGGGGAGAAGCAGGCGGCGAGGGCGCGGGCGCGGGTGGCCGGGCCGGTGAGGGCGGGCCACCGGAGTCCCCAGCGTGCCCGCCGTCGGGGGTGGCGCCGGCCGCTCTCCGCCGCAGGTGCTCCAGCAGGCGCGAGCTCACGGCGGGTTCCAGGACGCGGCAGGCGGGCAGCACGCGGGCCAGGCGCGCCAGGCAGGCGCGGTAGCCCTCGCGGTAGCTGTCGGAGAGCGCTGCGGGCGGGCGGACAGCGGCGTGAGGCGCGGGGCGGGGGACCGGGTGccgggcgcggggcgcggggcgcggggcaGGGCGGGCAGGGCCACTCACTCGGCGGTGCTGCGGGGCAGGAGGACACAGGTAGCTCCTGCAGGAAGCGCACGGTCATTTCCAGGATGTCCGCCTTCTCCAGCTTCGAGTAGCGGGAGCTCTGCGCCCGGCCAGAGGGAGAGGGACAGACCGACAAACAAGACAGGTCTGCGGCTGGCCGCCGTGAGCACCGCGCTCTAGCCGCGAGCTGGGTGCCGCAGGGCAGCGCCGTGGTGCACACCGACCCTCCCTCGGCGCAGCCGCTGTCCCCCCGCCCCGGGCACGAAGCCGGGACCGAGCGCCAGGCACTCACCTCCCTGCCCAGCAGCGGCAGGATGAGCCCCTTCAGCTGGCTCAGGCTCTCGTTGATGCGCGCGCGCCGGCGCTTCTCCAGCAGCGGCTTCAGGCTCTGCGGGCGGGCGCGGGGGCTGCGGTTAGGCGGCTCGGGGTCCCggcccccggcccggcccggtCCCCGCGAGGCTCCCACCTTGCGCAGCTCCGCCGCGTCCCCCGCCCTGCGTGGCAGCCCCATGCTCTCCCCACCCGCGCGCGGTGGGAGACCTGGGCCCGCAGGGAGGTGCCAGCGCCCCAGCCGGCGCCAGAGTAGCGCGCGCCGCGCCCGCCGCGCGGCCTTAAGGAGGCGGCgtcgcccgccccgccccgccccgccccgcggcGTCCGGCTGCCCGCCGGTCCCACCTCCCGCCTTTGTTCCTGCGCAGGGTGGGGCCGGAGAGCGGACGGCGGCGCCCCGGGGGATCGCGCTCCCGGCCTTTGCGTCCCATCTGCGGCGGGGTCGCGGGCCCCGGGCGCTCCCTGAGCACCTGCGGGGGGTGGGATGCGCGCCGTCGGAGGCCCGAGCCGCTGTCACCCCGCAGGCACGAGGGGCCGGTGCGGCCAGGCCTCCCCTGGCTCCGGCGGGTCCCTCCTCTCCAGCGCCGCCCTCCACTCTGCGCTCGTCCGGGCTCAGCGTCTTCTCTGAGCCCCACCCAGCGGCTGCAGGACGGCCCAGGCCCGGGCCTCGGGAGCCCCCTCGAGGGCTGCGAGGGGAAGGGACTCGCACCACCAGCTGCTCTGTGGAccgagggggaaactgaggcctggagagacgTAGCGGCTTGCCCGCCGCTGGGAACTAGCCGGTCGAGCCAAGACTAGGGCCCCGGTCGCTGGGCTTCCTGGCTCACGGAGTTAGGGGTCACCCGGTTCCCTCACCCTCGGTTTtgggtggggaaactgagtcctggAGCCTTCGGAGCTTCTTTTCATTTCAGCCGGCTCCGGGCTCCAGGTTCTCACCCGCGGGAGAGTCGGAGCTCACGTGGGGGCGGACGGGCGGGCGGGCCCGGGTGCGGGCTCCCCGCCGCCCGCCTGGCCCCAGCGGCCCGCCCCGGCCCGCCTCCGCGCCGCGTGGCCGTTGCTGCGGCAAACTGGCTGGCGTCCCCCGCCCATCTGCTCCGGGCTCCCCGCCCCCGGCCGGCTGGCGGCGCAACGGCCAGGCCCGCGGACCACCCTGCGAACCGCCGGCGGACGCTCCGAGCCCGGCCGCGAGGAGGCGCCGTGGGGCCGAGCCAAGGCCGGCTCCGGCCAGGGTTGGGGTGAGCCCCTCCGTCGCCCGCCGCCGCCCGCAGTGCTCGCCCAGAGGGGCCTGCGAAGACCAGCACGCCCATCGGGAAGGGGGCCCAGAGCAGCCTGGGCTAGGGGAGCTCGGGCCGCCCGCACCTCCCGTGGCACGCGAAGGAACGCTGGCCGCCGTTTGTGGGCACTTACTGCGTGCCAAGCCCAGGGCCAAAGGCTTTACGGCGCTCATCTCCATGAACGTCGAAACAGTCCTAGGAATAAGAATAAATCGTTTGGCCCAGCAGGGCGTGGTGTGCAGAAACTCCTGTCCACTTCCCATGGCTGAGTCCAGCGTGCCTGTGGGCCAGCCGCCTCCAAGGTCATTAATTAAAGGACTTGGTGgatccccttccccactccccataCACCGGCCCACTCCGCTCTGTGCCCACCAGCCCACCCTGCACCGACATCTGCATTCTTGCGAGGAGACTCTGGTACTAGCTCCTGGGGGAAGGGGACGGAGGAAGTAGGTTCCTCCTAGAACATCCCTCTCCAGGCCTGTGAACCACCATTTGAAGACGGAGGGTGGGGGACAAGCTCCccctttttttgtggctggctggtaaggggatctgaaccctcgaacAACCTCCCTTTTGAATGCCATTCACCCCGGGTTTTAAAAGTCTCTCTCCTCCACTCTTCCGTTGCTGTGAAGGAGCCCACAGTTCCCTTCGGCTGAAGGATCTGGGGTTTTGCTGGTTACTTGGAAGAAAGCCATTTAGAATCAGGGGAATTTAGGTAAGACAGTTGGGTGGGCTGTGTGTGGGGTGCAGGTTGTAGGAGAGCTGGGGCCACCTAGGGTACAGTGGGGACACACTCCATCCCCGGTCCCTGCCCTTGGGAAGTGAATTGGCCTTTGGGTGCAGGAGAAGCCTAGACAGTTGCTTCCCCCCCAACAGGGGTGAGCTGGCTAGTGTGAGCCCAACAGAGGGGTGAGAGGAGGCCTCCTGGGGAGGAACCCATAAGCTGACATCTGGAGGACCGGAGACACAAGGGGTGtctgggcagagggaagaggagcACAG
The sequence above is drawn from the Cynocephalus volans isolate mCynVol1 chromosome 8, mCynVol1.pri, whole genome shotgun sequence genome and encodes:
- the HES2 gene encoding transcription factor HES-2 — its product is MGLPRRAGDAAELRKSLKPLLEKRRRARINESLSQLKGLILPLLGRESSRYSKLEKADILEMTVRFLQELPVSSCPAAPPTLSDSYREGYRACLARLARVLPACRVLEPAVSSRLLEHLRRRAAGATPDGGHAGDSGGPPSPARPPAPAPSPPASPRGPGLWRPW